The Neobacillus sp. PS3-34 genome has a window encoding:
- a CDS encoding ABC transporter ATP-binding protein: MEVNEGEFVSVIGASGSGKSTLFKLIAGLLDPDKGQIWIEGSTSEKRLGKVAYMPQKDLLLPWRSVLENVLLPLEMTKENKKTKIVEIKNWLSQTGLAEYENAYPHELSGGMKQRVAFLRTIMTGRDLLLLDEPFGALDSLTKRKMHSWLLELWGNLQKTVLFITHDLEEAILLSDRIYLLPGKGSQLIQEVKVNLPRPRRPELIYQSEFIAMRKELEWLISDER, from the coding sequence TTGGAGGTTAATGAAGGAGAGTTTGTTTCAGTTATTGGTGCAAGCGGTTCGGGAAAAAGCACGCTTTTTAAGCTTATTGCAGGATTGCTTGATCCTGACAAGGGACAAATTTGGATTGAAGGATCAACATCGGAAAAGAGATTGGGGAAAGTTGCCTATATGCCACAGAAGGATCTGCTTTTACCGTGGCGGTCAGTCCTGGAAAACGTTTTACTTCCTCTGGAAATGACGAAAGAGAATAAGAAAACTAAGATCGTGGAAATCAAAAATTGGTTATCCCAAACAGGTTTAGCTGAGTACGAAAACGCATATCCTCATGAGCTTTCAGGTGGAATGAAGCAGCGGGTCGCATTTTTAAGAACCATCATGACGGGCAGAGACCTTTTATTATTGGATGAGCCGTTTGGTGCACTTGATTCCCTGACAAAAAGAAAAATGCACAGCTGGTTATTGGAACTGTGGGGGAATTTACAAAAGACGGTATTGTTCATTACGCATGATCTCGAGGAAGCCATCCTGTTAAGCGACCGGATTTATCTGCTCCCAGGTAAAGGCAGTCAATTGATCCAAGAAGTAAAAGTCAACCTGCCAAGACCGAGAAGGCCTGAGCTTATTTATCAATCAGAGTTTATTGCGATGAGAAAAGAACTGGAGTGGCTGATCTCAGATGAAAGGTAG
- the tenA gene encoding thiaminase II — translation MKFSQTLYKKVNEIWEKTHQHPFVIGMGQGDLPVESFVRYMKQDYVFLIDYAKLFAFGSVKAKDLETMAVFAKLLDETLHGEMDLHRQYAARFEITNQQLEETKPTPINLAYTRYMLNVAQNGSLEELISTLLPCMWSYWEIGKMLAENYPNSTEHPLYGEWIKMYSSKEFGSLACWLIDLLDQLVEGKPDWEKQILEEHFITTSKFEYMFWDMVYQGGDWPV, via the coding sequence ATGAAATTTTCACAGACCCTGTACAAAAAAGTAAACGAGATATGGGAGAAAACCCACCAGCATCCTTTTGTAATCGGGATGGGACAGGGAGATTTGCCTGTTGAATCGTTTGTCCGTTATATGAAACAGGACTATGTCTTCTTAATAGACTATGCAAAGCTTTTTGCATTCGGGTCGGTAAAGGCAAAGGATTTAGAAACGATGGCTGTTTTTGCCAAGCTGTTGGATGAAACCCTTCATGGAGAAATGGATTTGCATCGACAGTATGCTGCAAGGTTTGAGATTACCAATCAGCAGCTCGAAGAAACCAAGCCCACACCGATCAACCTGGCATATACACGTTACATGCTTAATGTGGCTCAGAACGGTTCACTCGAGGAATTAATATCTACACTGCTGCCCTGTATGTGGAGCTACTGGGAGATAGGGAAGATGCTGGCCGAGAACTATCCGAATTCGACCGAGCATCCTTTGTATGGTGAGTGGATAAAAATGTACTCATCAAAAGAATTTGGTTCATTGGCCTGCTGGCTTATTGATTTGTTAGATCAATTGGTTGAAGGAAAACCTGATTGGGAAAAACAAATCCTTGAAGAGCATTTCATTACCACATCCAAGTTCGAATATATGTTTTGGGATATGGTCTACCAGGGAGGAGATTGGCCTGTCTAA